A genomic region of Halogeometricum rufum contains the following coding sequences:
- a CDS encoding sugar phosphate isomerase/epimerase family protein — protein MKLAFSTNAYTNHTLPEAVRRIAGHGYAGVEILGDAPHAYFPEFDADDEAALADALDDTGVAVSNVNANTATGYYDDAPPSSFFEPSVVNPDADLRAWRVDYTKRAVDLADATGAPAVCLASGRPLPGTMPETAYDHLLDSLHDILDYAEPRGVDVGIEFEPELLVESTDEVLTLIDDVGRDGLGVNLDVGHAAVYGEDPRESIEKAAGHITGVHLEDIAGGVRGKHYHLVPGDGDLDFAAVFDALDGVGYDGFVTLELYTYPDRPDEAAERAFEALSRYV, from the coding sequence ATGAAACTCGCATTCTCGACGAACGCCTACACGAACCACACGCTCCCCGAGGCCGTCCGGCGCATCGCCGGCCACGGCTACGCGGGAGTCGAGATACTCGGCGACGCGCCCCACGCGTACTTCCCGGAGTTCGACGCGGACGACGAGGCGGCCCTCGCCGACGCCCTCGACGACACCGGCGTCGCCGTCTCGAACGTCAACGCGAACACGGCGACGGGCTACTACGACGACGCGCCGCCGTCGTCGTTCTTCGAACCGAGCGTCGTCAACCCGGACGCCGACCTGCGCGCGTGGCGCGTCGACTACACGAAGCGCGCCGTCGACCTGGCCGACGCCACGGGCGCGCCGGCCGTCTGCCTCGCCAGCGGTCGCCCCCTCCCGGGGACGATGCCGGAGACGGCGTACGACCACCTGCTGGACTCCCTGCACGACATCCTCGACTACGCCGAACCGCGCGGGGTGGACGTCGGCATCGAGTTCGAACCCGAACTCCTCGTCGAGAGTACCGACGAGGTGCTGACGCTCATCGACGACGTGGGCCGCGACGGACTCGGCGTCAACCTCGACGTGGGACACGCCGCCGTCTACGGCGAGGACCCCCGCGAGAGCATCGAGAAGGCCGCCGGTCACATCACCGGCGTCCACCTCGAAGACATCGCCGGCGGCGTCCGCGGGAAGCACTACCACCTCGTCCCCGGCGACGGCGACCTCGACTTCGCGGCCGTGTTCGACGCCCTCGACGGCGTCGGCTACGACGGGTTCGTCACGCTCGAACTGTACACCTACCCGGACCGGCCGGACGAGGCGGCCGAACGCGCGTTCGAGGCGCTGTCGCGGTACGTCTGA